The proteins below come from a single Streptomyces sp. M92 genomic window:
- a CDS encoding VOC family protein, producing the protein MSVEFNHTIVLSRSREESAHFLATVLGLEVGEPAGMFLPVTTANGVTLDFATVDIDIPVQHYAFLVSDDEFDAILARLVADGVPIQADPHGRHPRRVNRNDGGRGVYFSDPSGHGMEAFTRPYGSDPSSPLNGVTEDVPGAR; encoded by the coding sequence GTGTCAGTCGAGTTCAACCACACCATCGTTCTCTCCCGCAGCCGGGAGGAGTCCGCCCACTTCCTCGCCACCGTCCTGGGGCTCGAGGTCGGTGAGCCCGCCGGAATGTTCCTGCCCGTGACGACCGCGAACGGCGTCACCCTCGATTTCGCCACCGTCGACATCGACATCCCTGTGCAGCACTATGCGTTCCTCGTCTCCGACGACGAGTTCGACGCGATCCTCGCCCGCCTCGTCGCGGACGGCGTCCCCATCCAGGCCGACCCGCACGGCCGGCACCCCCGCCGCGTCAACCGCAACGACGGCGGCCGGGGCGTGTACTTCAGCGACCCGTCCGGGCACGGCATGGAAGCCTTCACCCGCCCCTACGGAAGCGACCCGTCCTCGCCGCTCAACGGCGTCACGGAGGACGTCCCCGGCGCCCGCTGA